From the genome of Pelosinus fermentans DSM 17108:
AGTCGGCTAAAAGTCGGCGTCGCTGGTGGGATTCAAGCCTCCCGGGTTAAAGAATTTGCAAAGTTTGTGGATATCATTGTTTTAAGTTCTGTCTTATATGCTGCTCCATTGGATTTCACATGCAAGATAGAACGTCTTTAATACATCCATCTCAAATTTAGACTTTTAACTTGTATTTAAGCGCTCAATGAATAAGGAGGAATACATGATGTCGATATATAGACTACATGCTATAGTATGTCTAATTGTATGTTTTATGGTACTTTCTTTTGTTGCAGGGTGCGGGAATGTACAGCCGGCTGCAGTTCCCTCAGTTCAGCCAGCAGAAATAAATGTATCGGCGGCTATGGGCCTTAAAGATGCCCTAGGGGAAATTCAAAAGAAATATGAAGCGGATCATTCTGTTAAAATTGTATTTAACTTGGCGTCTTCAGGGGCATTACAAACTCAAATCGAGCAAGGGGCACCAGCGGATTTATTTATTTCCGCTGCTAGTAAACAAATGGATGAATTGCAAAAAAAGAATCTAATTATTCCTGCTACGCGCAAGAATTTGGTCGGAAACCAATTGGTATTGATTGTACCTAAGACTTCTCAACTGGAGTTGCATAGCTTTCAAGATTTGACTAACGCAAGTGTTACTCGTTTTGGCATGGGTGTGCCAGAGACAGTACCAGCGGGTGAATATGCCAAACAGGTACTGGAAAAATTACAAGTATGGGAAACTGTACGAGAAAAAGCTGTAATGCCTAAAGATATTCATAGTGTATTGACTTATGTGGAGACAGGGAATGTAGAAGCCGGGATTGTCTTTTCTACCGTGGCGGCTGCAAGTGATAAAGTAAAAGTTGCTGCCATAGCGCCAGCGAATACCCATGAGCCAATCATATTTCTAGGTGCTGTCGTGAGCAGTGCTAAGCATCCTAAAGAAGCAGAAGCATTTTTACAATATCTGACGAGTTCGGATGGAATGGCAGTGTTTACTAAATATGGTTTCCAAGAGATGCAGTAAAGATAATCATATAAATAGCATTAAAATGATCCCCACTTGTAGGGATCATTTTCTATATTACTCAAAGCTATGCTATGATAGATAAGATAGATACGATAATTCAAAAAAATGAGGTTTTAAAATCATATGGACGAACAAAGCGTGGACAGGTTTGCTCTTAGTAAAGAAATAGCACAGGCATTAGAGGAATTAGGGTACGAGATACTTACTAAGGTTCAGGAAGAAGTCATACCATTGGCTCTTGCCCAGAAAGATATTATAGTGAGATCCCAAACGGGCAGCGGTAAGACAGCTGCTTTTGCTATCCCGATTTGTGAAAAAATAAGAGTAGAGCAAAAAAATCCCCAAGTGCTGGTTCTTACGCCAACACGAGAATTGGCAGTACAGGTAAAACAGGATATTGCCAATATCGGCAGGTTTAAAAGAATCAGGTGTGCTGCTGTTGTTGGCAGGCAGTCAATGGAAATACAAAAAAGGGAACTGAAGCAAA
Proteins encoded in this window:
- the modA gene encoding molybdate ABC transporter substrate-binding protein; this encodes MSIYRLHAIVCLIVCFMVLSFVAGCGNVQPAAVPSVQPAEINVSAAMGLKDALGEIQKKYEADHSVKIVFNLASSGALQTQIEQGAPADLFISAASKQMDELQKKNLIIPATRKNLVGNQLVLIVPKTSQLELHSFQDLTNASVTRFGMGVPETVPAGEYAKQVLEKLQVWETVREKAVMPKDIHSVLTYVETGNVEAGIVFSTVAAASDKVKVAAIAPANTHEPIIFLGAVVSSAKHPKEAEAFLQYLTSSDGMAVFTKYGFQEMQ